Proteins encoded within one genomic window of Oryza brachyantha chromosome 7, ObraRS2, whole genome shotgun sequence:
- the LOC102703141 gene encoding WAT1-related protein At1g09380-like isoform X1, producing MAEMKTTTMRRRKPWMAAEWVLLPTSMVLVQLFTIGALILTKLSFNVGMAPFVLLAYRNLVGAIVVLPFALWFESCNFRGMMKKVTWKILGWISINALFGIVLAMGLHYYGLRATDAAYTVNFLNLIPIVTFIIAVIFRMEKLKLKTCLGVTKVIGTVICVGGTMVISLYKGKLLHLWPTHLLTPAQLHSVGGGGGSPDHHGMLVGTLFLCGSCLSYALWFIVQAKVSKEFPSKYLSTMLACLLGTVQAAVLGVAVDRDPSAWVLRWDLQLLTVVYSGVFNTAASFCLITWAVTRRGPTYPSMFNCLALILTVVLESVLLGTDVSVGSLLGALMIIVGLYAFLWGKGKEIQQQKQIRETNDVDRSKTIDSTSNGEVRIPVDS from the exons ATGGCTGAgatgaagacgacgacgatgaggaggaggaagccatGGATGGCTGCGGAGTGGGTGCTGTTGCCGACGAGCATGGTGCTCGTGCAGCTGTTCACCATCGGCGCCCTCATCCTCACCAAGCTTTCCTTCAACGTTGGCATGGCGCccttcgtcctcctcgcctACCGCAACCTCGTTGGCGCCATTGTCGTGCTGCCCTTCGCCTTGTGGTTCGAGAG TTGTAACTTCAGGGGAATGATGAAAAAAGTGACATGGAAGATATTGGGCTGGATCTCCATCAATGCTTTGTTCGG aattgtTCTGGCAATGGGACTGCACTACTACGGCTTGCGTGCCACGGACGCTGCGTACACCGTCAATTTCCTCAACCTGATCCCCATTGTCACCTTCATCATTGCCGTAATCTTTCG AATGgagaagctgaagctgaagacgTGCCTCGGAGTGACGAAGGTGATTGGCACGGTGATCTGCGTGGGGGGCACCATGGTGATCAGCCTCTACAAGGGCAAGCTGCTGCACCTCTGGCCGACCCACCTGCTGACGCCGGCGCAGCTGCActccgtcggcggcggcggcggctcccccGACCATCACGGCATGCTCGTCGGCACGCTCTTCCTCTGCGGCAGCTGCCTCAGCTATGCCCTATGGTTCATCGTTCAG GCGAAGGTGTCCAAGGAGTTCCCGTCGAAATACTTGTCGACGATGCTTGCGTGCCTGCTGGGCACGGTCCAGGCGGCGGTGCTGGGGGTCGCCGTCGACCGAGACCCGTCGGCGTGGGTGCTCCGCTGGGATCTTCAGCTGCTCACTGTCGTCTATTCG GGAGTGTTCAACACGGCTGCCAGCTTCTGCTTGATCACGTGGGCAGTGACGCGGCGAGGGCCGACATACCCCTCCATGTTCAACTGCCTTGCATTGATCCTCACCGTCGTCCTCGAGTCAGTGCTGCTTGGAACCGACGTATCTGTTGGGAG CTTGCTAGGCGCATTGATGATAATCGTAGGATTGTATGCCTTTCTCTGGGGTAAAGGGAAGGAGATACAGCAGCAGAAGCAAATTCGCGAGACTAATGACGTCGATCGGAGCAAAACCATTGATTCCACAAGTAACGGTGAGGTGCGAATTCCGGTGGATTCGTAG
- the LOC102703141 gene encoding WAT1-related protein At1g09380-like isoform X2: MAEMKTTTMRRRKPWMAAEWVLLPTSMVLVQLFTIGALILTKLSFNVGMAPFVLLAYRNLVGAIVVLPFALWFERGMMKKVTWKILGWISINALFGIVLAMGLHYYGLRATDAAYTVNFLNLIPIVTFIIAVIFRMEKLKLKTCLGVTKVIGTVICVGGTMVISLYKGKLLHLWPTHLLTPAQLHSVGGGGGSPDHHGMLVGTLFLCGSCLSYALWFIVQAKVSKEFPSKYLSTMLACLLGTVQAAVLGVAVDRDPSAWVLRWDLQLLTVVYSGVFNTAASFCLITWAVTRRGPTYPSMFNCLALILTVVLESVLLGTDVSVGSLLGALMIIVGLYAFLWGKGKEIQQQKQIRETNDVDRSKTIDSTSNGEVRIPVDS; encoded by the exons ATGGCTGAgatgaagacgacgacgatgaggaggaggaagccatGGATGGCTGCGGAGTGGGTGCTGTTGCCGACGAGCATGGTGCTCGTGCAGCTGTTCACCATCGGCGCCCTCATCCTCACCAAGCTTTCCTTCAACGTTGGCATGGCGCccttcgtcctcctcgcctACCGCAACCTCGTTGGCGCCATTGTCGTGCTGCCCTTCGCCTTGTGGTTCGAGAG GGGAATGATGAAAAAAGTGACATGGAAGATATTGGGCTGGATCTCCATCAATGCTTTGTTCGG aattgtTCTGGCAATGGGACTGCACTACTACGGCTTGCGTGCCACGGACGCTGCGTACACCGTCAATTTCCTCAACCTGATCCCCATTGTCACCTTCATCATTGCCGTAATCTTTCG AATGgagaagctgaagctgaagacgTGCCTCGGAGTGACGAAGGTGATTGGCACGGTGATCTGCGTGGGGGGCACCATGGTGATCAGCCTCTACAAGGGCAAGCTGCTGCACCTCTGGCCGACCCACCTGCTGACGCCGGCGCAGCTGCActccgtcggcggcggcggcggctcccccGACCATCACGGCATGCTCGTCGGCACGCTCTTCCTCTGCGGCAGCTGCCTCAGCTATGCCCTATGGTTCATCGTTCAG GCGAAGGTGTCCAAGGAGTTCCCGTCGAAATACTTGTCGACGATGCTTGCGTGCCTGCTGGGCACGGTCCAGGCGGCGGTGCTGGGGGTCGCCGTCGACCGAGACCCGTCGGCGTGGGTGCTCCGCTGGGATCTTCAGCTGCTCACTGTCGTCTATTCG GGAGTGTTCAACACGGCTGCCAGCTTCTGCTTGATCACGTGGGCAGTGACGCGGCGAGGGCCGACATACCCCTCCATGTTCAACTGCCTTGCATTGATCCTCACCGTCGTCCTCGAGTCAGTGCTGCTTGGAACCGACGTATCTGTTGGGAG CTTGCTAGGCGCATTGATGATAATCGTAGGATTGTATGCCTTTCTCTGGGGTAAAGGGAAGGAGATACAGCAGCAGAAGCAAATTCGCGAGACTAATGACGTCGATCGGAGCAAAACCATTGATTCCACAAGTAACGGTGAGGTGCGAATTCCGGTGGATTCGTAG